One Hordeum vulgare subsp. vulgare chromosome 4H, MorexV3_pseudomolecules_assembly, whole genome shotgun sequence DNA window includes the following coding sequences:
- the LOC123449388 gene encoding DNA repair protein UVH3 gives MGVHGLWGLLAPVGRRVSVETLAGKRLAVDASIWMVQFMRAMRDDKGDMVRDAHILGFLRRICKLLFLRARPVFVFDGATPALKRRTLAARRRNRDAAQAKVRKTAEKLLISHLKASRLEELSAQIKSDRAKHDAKGKQIESSRGEETEKTDGDQNQNDDGENSRGAVAPINQEKLDELLAASLAAEDEAGLTGKGEHNPASVPLQEGTGIDEEENDDDEEMIFPMTTGDIDPAVLASLPPSIQLDLLVQMRERVMAENRQKYQKIKKEPAKFSELQIQSYLKTVAFRREIEEVRKGAAGKDVGGIQTSKIASEANREFIFSSSFTGDKQTLTQRGVEEQIVDSGKSKREISSAIFKSSPSSSSRSIKPQSGEPSTGFGPDVETYRDERGRIRVSRVRGMGIRMTRDIQRNLDFIKEHEQAKSMGQANIGKGSTSNEEPPDFPEHLFENDGLQSSVGLSEDFAETIGDNHHTSSLVGGSDDISEGSCHGSKETIEISFEDDQIGVKDNDDKLFLNLVSGTSSKLFADDDRLAKNTEESDNSEGIWEEGIIEETLSVKVDEKDHQSLPPDNCCTDDEVEWEEGVCDVPEVPFSSEYNQCKLPKGDIEEEALIQEAIKRSLEDSGKQEYENGIPEDLQISSEDKSLQSRDDVPKSSEAPAKTYCHSEASFGNETIKEMRIKDSSGEDGVMHDPEVLEAERKENEKQAQLESNDGRACTNTDYPQGSSPVYDVSTSTHTAGPSCSPKVQDNDAIVSAASIHEFPKEEVIKQNTSNSHKSACNTNDPYIGEISMVSQKGPLMDELVADDAIQKENVIQEDMNTTTSEINSTQLNENSDSHIISENNLEDEISFLRQEQVDLGNERRKLESHAESVSSEMFAECQELLQMFGLPYIIAPMEAEAQCAYMEINNLVDGVVTDDSDVFLFGARNVYKNIFDDRKYVETYLMKDIESELGLTREQLIRMAMLLGSDYTEGISGIGIVNAIEVVHAFPEEDGLRQFREWIESPDPAILGKFDVESSGSSKRRKSGGNESCEKGNSLEPECVEGSDNNQSSNETQHIKEVFMSNHRNVSKNWHIPSTFPSETVINAYISPQVDDSTERFSWGRPDLSLLRKLCWERFGWNKEKADELLLPVLKEYNKHETQLRMEAFYSFNERFAKIRSKRIQKAIKGITGKTFSETDELNEDSPSTSDAPKKKEAGRSSRAKPRGKRNTSAEPRNMGSQEEDKIGDPNSFAIADELVKEQRNVSKKKTASPSGRSRGRGRKKMNGRQETTIDEEDPEVQMSNLSGDEDSHKRHTDKYISEGMTVRRSNRKRKQVTYMEDDHEADDNNVPLHQVNDDHEADENNFPLHQVDEDDPSRIGTDIDTAGRDAQSNLVRQDTSELNSDQMHVDPGTAEDLNEDPLGFELYDDQIDSAPKEYLFTGGGFCAEEDEQDTAADGETVDGTGDACEDIAGVSGGGQSIGLSSTTTGESAEEASTDARGASWSKRRNTGGSCLPTLAKRRRK, from the exons ATGGGCGTGCACGGGCTGTGGGGGCTGCTGGCCCCGGTGGGGCGGCGCGTGTCGGTGGAGACCCTGGCGGGGAAGCGGCTGGCGGTGGACGCCAGCATCTGGATGGTGCAGTTCATGCGGGCGATGCGGGACGACAAGGGCGACATGGTCCGAGACGCCCACATCCTCGGCTTCCTCCGCCGCATCTGCAAGCTCCTCTTCCTCCGGGCCCGCCCGGTCTTCGTCTTCGACGGCGCCACGCCGGCCCTCAAGCGCCGCAccctcgccgcccgccgccggAACCGCGACGCCGCGCAGGCCAAGGTCCGCAAGACCGCCGAGAAGCTCCTAATCTCCCAT CTCAAGGCAAGTAGGCTTGAAGAATTGTCAGCTCAAATCAAAAGTGACAGGGCTAAGCATGATGCTAAGGGCAAGCAAATTGAGAGCAGTAGAGGGGAAGAAACTGAGAAAAcagatggagatcaaaaccaAAATGACGATGGCGAGAACAGCAGGGGGGCGGTTGCACCAATCAACCaggaaaaactggatgaact GCTGGCAGCGTCACTTGCTGCAGAGGACGAGGCGGGTTTGACTGGCAAAGGGGAACACAATCCTGCAAGTGTTCCATTACAAGAAGGAACTGGCATTGACGAAGAGGagaacgacgatgatgaagagatGATATTT CCTATGACAACTGGTGACATTGATCCTGCTGTATTAGCTTCTCTCCCTCCATCAATACAGCTAGATCTACTTGTTCAG ATGAGGGAGAGGGTGATGGCTGAAAACAGGCAGAAGtaccagaaaataaaaaag GAGCCTGCAAAATTTTCAGAGCTTCAAATACAGTCCTATCTGAAAACGGTTGCTTTTCGTCGAGAGATAGAAGAAGTTCGTAAGGGTGCTGCAGGCAAGGATGTTGGGGGCATCCAAACATCAAAAATAGCATCGGAAGCTAACAGAGAGTTCATTTTCTCATCATCATTCACTGGTGATAAACA GACGTTGACACAAAGAGGTGTAGAGGAGCAGATTgttgatagcggtaaatcaaaaAGGGAAATTAGTTCTGCTATCTTCAAATCCAGTCCCTCAAGTAGTTCTAGGTCGATTAAACCTCAGAGCGGTGAGCCTTCAACGGGTTTTGGGCCTGATGTTGAGACATATCGTGATGAGAGAGGAAGGATTAGAGTAAGTAGGGTCAGAGGAATGGGAATTCGTATGACCCGTGATATTCAAAGGAATTTGGATTTTATCAAAGAGCACGAGCAAGCAAAAAGCATGGGACAGGCCAATATTGGCAAAGGATCAACTAGCAATGAAGAACCTCCAGATTTTCCAGAACATCTTTTTGAAAATGATGGGCTGCAAAGCTCTGTTGGTCTCAGTGAAGATTTTGCTGAAACTATTGGTGACAACCATCACACATCGTCACTTGTAGGAGGATCTGATGACATTTCTGAGGGTTCCTGTCATGGAAGCAAAGAAACAATAGAGATATCTTTTGAGGATGATCAAATTGGGGTGAAAGACAATGATGACAAGCTATTTTTGAATTTAGTTTCTGGAACTTCATCCAAGTTGTTTGCTGATGATGACCGTTTGGCTAAAAATACAGAAGAATCTGACAACTCTGAGGGTATTTGGGAAGAAGGTATCATAGAAGAAACACTTTCTGTGAAGGTTGATGAGAAGGATCATCAATCATTACCTCCTGATAACTGTTGTACTGATGATGAGGTGGAATGGGAGGAAGGTGTCTGCGATGTTCCTGAAGTTCCTTTTAGTAGTGAATACAATCAATGTAAATTACCAAAAGGGGATATAGAAGAAGAGGCTCTCATACAAGAAGCAATAAAGAGAAGTTTGGAGGATTCCGGGAAGCAAGAATATGAAAATGGAATCCCTGAAGATTTGCAAATATCTAGTGAAGATAAATCTTTGCAATCTCGTGATGATGTTCCCAAATCATCTGAAGCTCCTGCTAAAACTTATTGCCACTCTGAAGCTTCTTTTGGTAACGAAACAATCAAAGAAATGAGGATAAAAGACAGTTCTGGTGAGGATGGTGTTATGCATGATCCTGAAGTGCTTGAAgctgaaagaaaagaaaatgaaaaacaagCTCAACTGGAGAGTAATGATGGACGAGCTTGTACAAACACAGATTATCCGCAGGGGTCTTCTCCAGTGTATGATGTATCCACAAGTACTCATACTGCAGGGCCATCTTGCAGCCCAAAGGTTCAGGACAATGATGCAATCGTGTCTGCAGCCAGCATTCATGAATTTCCCAAAGAGGAAGTTATCAAGCAAAACACTTCGAATTCTCATAAATCAGCATGCAACACAAATGATCCTTATATTGGAGAAATCTCCATGGTGTCCCAGAAGGGACCTTTGATGGATGAGTTGGTAGCCGACGATGCCATACAAAAGGAAAATGTTATTCAGGAAGATATGAACACTACTACTTCAGAGATCAATAGTACACAATTAAATGAGAATTCTGATAGCCATATTATATCAGAAAATAATCTGGAGGATGAAATATCTTTTCTTAGACAAGAACAGGTAGATCTCGGAAATGAAAGGCGAAAACTTGAAAGCCATGCAGAGTCTGTCAGCAGTGAGATGTTTGCTGAATGCCAG GAATTGCTCCAAATGTTCGGCTTGCCGTATATAATTGCACCAATGGAAGCTGAAGCTCAGTGTGCCTACATGGAAATTAACAACCTTGTTGATGGAGTTGTTACTGATGATTCAGATGTCTTCCTGTTTGGGGCAAGGAAtgtttataaaaatatatttgatgaTAGGAAGTATGTGGAAACATACCTTATGAAG GACATTGAGTCAGAGCTTGGACTAACAAGGGAACAGTTAATTCGTATGGCTATGCTTCTGGGGAGTGACTACACTGAAGGAATTAG TGGTATTGGCATTGTGAATGCTATTGAAGTTGTGCATGCATTTCCTGAGGAAGACGGCCTCCGGCAGTTCAGAGAATGGATTGAATCACCGGATCCAGCGATATTGGGGAAATTTGATGTGGAAAGCAGTGGCAGCTCAAAGAGAAGGAAATCTGGTGGAAATGAATCGTGTGAAAAAGGAAATAGCCTGGAACCTGAATGTGTTGAAGGTTCTGATAATAACCAATCTTCTAATGAGACCCAACATATCAAGGAAGTATTTATGAGTAACCAT AGGAACGTAAGCAAGAACTGGCATATTCCTTCCACTTTTCCTAGTGAAACAGTCATCAATGCATACATTTCTCCCCAAGTGGATGATTCAACAGAACGTTTTTCCTGGGGAAGACCAGACTTAAGCTTGCTACGCAA GTTATGTTGGGAAAGGTTTGGCTGGAACAAGGAGAAAGCTGACGAACTGCTGCTTCCTGTTTTAAAAGAGTATAATAAGCATGAG ACTCAGCTGCGCATGGAGGCATTTTATTCATTCAATGAGAGATTTGCAAAAATACGTAGCAAAAGGATTCAGAAAGCTATCAAGGGTATCACAGGGAAAACTTTCTCAGAAACGGATGAACTCAATGAGGACAGTCCCAGTACTAGTGATGCAcccaagaagaaagaggcaggtcGCTCTAGCCGTGCTAAACCGAGAGGGAAAAGGAACACCAGTGCTGAACCTAGAAACATGGGAAGTCAAGAAGAAGACAAAATTGGTGATCCTAATAGCTTCGCCATTGCGGATGAACTTGTGAAAGAACAGAGAAATGTCAGCAAGAAGAAGACCGCAAGCCCCTCAGGTCGTTCTAGAGGAAGAGGTCGAAAAAAGATGAATGGTCGACAAGAAACTACTATAGATGAGGAAGATCCGGAAGTTCAAATGTCTAATTTGTCTGGCGATGAGGACTCGCATAAAAGGCACACCGACAAATACATATCAGAAGGAATGACAGTACGTAGG TCAAACCGGAAGCGGAAACAAGTAACGTACATGGAAGATGACCATGAAGCTGATGACAATAATGTCCCTTTGCATCAAGTCAATGATGACCATGAAGCTGATGAAAATAATTTCCCCTTGCATCAAGTCGATGAAGATGACCCGAGCCGAATTGGCACTGACATTGACACAGCTGGACGTGATGCGCAGTCCAATCTGGTCCGTCAGGATACAAGTGAACTGAACAGCGACCAGATGCACGTGGACCCAGGCACCGCCGAAGATCTGAATGAAGATCCCTTGGGCTTTGAGTTATATGATGACCAGATTGATTCTGCGCCAAAAGAATACCTTTTCACTGGAGGTGGATTCTGTGCGGAGGAGGATGAACAAGATACAGCGGCTGACGGGGAAACGGTGGATGGAACAGGCGATGCCTGCGAGGATATTGCCGGGGTTTCAGGCGGTGGTCAAAGTATAGGCTTGTCGTCGACGACGACTGGAGAGTCTGCAGAGGAGGCTAGTACGGATGCCAGGGGTGCATCTTGGTCGAAGCGGCGTAACACTGGCGGCAGTTGTTTGCCCACGCTTGCCAAGCGTAGGAGAAAATAA